In one Roseburia intestinalis L1-82 genomic region, the following are encoded:
- a CDS encoding type IA DNA topoisomerase, whose product MELVIAEKPSVAQSIAAVLGATQRKDGYLEGNEYLVSWCVGHLVELAQPESYEEAWKKWSYESLPIIPQEWQHEVKSDTKAQYQILKKLMHDDRVDAVVCATDAGREGELIFRLTYNMAGCRKPMKRLWISSMEESAIRDGFHNLRPGSDYDNLYHSALCRQEADWLVGINGTRLFTVLYGGKALKVGRVQTPTLAMLVDRESKIMNFKKEAYYMAHIMGNGLDAVSEHISDKTEAERIAGACENGQALVTSVVKEEKWVAPPKLYDLTTLQRDANRLFGFTAKQTLEYTQSLYEKKLVTYPRTDSQYLSDDMEGTAKNVIEAIFNSLLFEQNIMFNPDIKRILNSKKVTDHHAIIPTMEIIKQDLKAIPESEMKILSLCANRLLCATGEKHIYNSTKAVITCNNTVFKVSGKEVWKNGWKEFEDFFKNSYKTAEDKSDAEEEKKLPELHEGMMIAVEQTKVSEHFTQPPKHYTEDSLLSAMERAGNEDMTDDVERKGLGTPATRADIIEKLVKDGFVKREKKQIIPTEDGMKLITVLPDVVKSPKLTADWENALTLVAKGEMEREDFMADIETMVSDLIHTYHEVSDEQKKMFAQEQKVLGKCPNCGGEVVKGKYGAFCKNKCGMNVSRIMGVSLSDEQVESLLDGKKTLLKGLTSKAGKKYDAYIIPSGTEEYHYTKDGEEKSGVQFKFVMEFPNKKFTGKKK is encoded by the coding sequence ATGGAGCTTGTAATTGCAGAGAAGCCGAGTGTGGCACAGAGCATTGCGGCAGTTCTTGGTGCCACACAGCGTAAGGACGGATATTTGGAAGGCAATGAGTATCTGGTATCATGGTGTGTGGGACATCTGGTAGAACTGGCACAGCCGGAAAGCTATGAGGAAGCATGGAAGAAATGGAGCTATGAGAGCCTTCCAATCATTCCGCAGGAATGGCAGCATGAAGTGAAAAGTGATACAAAAGCACAGTATCAGATTTTGAAAAAGCTCATGCATGATGACAGGGTAGATGCTGTTGTGTGTGCAACCGATGCCGGAAGGGAGGGAGAATTGATTTTCCGCCTGACCTACAACATGGCAGGGTGCAGAAAACCGATGAAGCGGTTATGGATTTCTTCTATGGAGGAGAGTGCTATCCGTGACGGCTTCCATAATCTTCGCCCAGGCAGCGACTATGATAACTTGTATCATTCAGCATTATGCAGGCAGGAAGCAGACTGGCTTGTGGGTATCAATGGGACAAGACTTTTTACGGTATTATATGGCGGTAAGGCATTGAAGGTTGGCAGAGTGCAGACACCGACACTTGCCATGCTGGTGGATCGTGAAAGCAAAATCATGAATTTCAAGAAAGAAGCCTATTATATGGCTCACATCATGGGAAATGGTCTGGATGCGGTATCAGAGCATATCAGTGATAAAACGGAAGCAGAGAGGATTGCAGGAGCCTGTGAAAACGGACAGGCTCTTGTCACTTCCGTGGTAAAGGAAGAAAAGTGGGTAGCACCGCCGAAGCTCTATGACCTTACAACACTTCAGAGGGATGCAAACCGTCTGTTTGGTTTTACTGCCAAGCAGACATTGGAATATACGCAGAGCCTTTATGAGAAAAAGTTAGTGACTTATCCAAGAACAGACAGCCAGTATCTTTCCGATGACATGGAAGGTACTGCAAAAAATGTGATCGAAGCGATTTTCAATTCTCTGTTATTTGAGCAGAATATCATGTTCAATCCAGATATTAAAAGAATTTTGAACAGCAAGAAAGTGACGGACCACCACGCAATCATTCCTACCATGGAGATCATCAAGCAGGACTTAAAGGCAATCCCGGAGAGCGAAATGAAGATACTTTCCCTTTGTGCAAACCGTCTGCTGTGTGCGACCGGGGAGAAGCATATTTATAATTCCACAAAGGCAGTGATTACCTGCAACAATACTGTATTTAAGGTATCTGGCAAGGAAGTGTGGAAAAATGGATGGAAGGAATTTGAGGATTTCTTCAAAAATTCCTATAAAACCGCAGAGGATAAATCGGATGCAGAGGAAGAAAAGAAACTGCCGGAGCTTCATGAGGGCATGATGATTGCAGTGGAGCAGACAAAGGTTTCCGAGCATTTCACACAGCCGCCAAAACATTACACTGAAGATTCCCTTTTGTCTGCAATGGAACGAGCCGGAAACGAGGACATGACTGACGATGTGGAGCGCAAAGGACTCGGTACACCTGCCACCAGAGCAGACATTATAGAGAAGTTAGTCAAGGACGGTTTCGTGAAGCGTGAGAAAAAGCAGATCATACCGACAGAGGATGGAATGAAGCTGATTACGGTGCTTCCCGATGTGGTAAAGTCACCGAAACTTACCGCTGATTGGGAAAATGCCCTTACCCTTGTTGCAAAGGGAGAGATGGAGCGTGAGGACTTTATGGCAGATATTGAAACAATGGTATCTGACTTAATCCACACCTACCACGAAGTCAGTGACGAGCAGAAAAAGATGTTCGCACAGGAGCAGAAGGTACTTGGTAAATGTCCGAACTGCGGCGGAGAGGTGGTAAAGGGAAAATACGGAGCTTTCTGCAAGAATAAGTGCGGCATGAATGTAAGCCGGATCATGGGCGTTTCCCTGTCAGATGAACAGGTGGAAAGCCTGCTTGACGGGAAAAAGACGTTGCTAAAGGGGCTTACAAGCAAGGCGGGCAAGAAATACGATGCCTATATCATTCCGAGCGGTACGGAAGAATACCACTACACAAAGGACGGAGAAGAAAAGTCCGGAGTGCAGTTTAAGTTTGTCATGGAGTTTCCCAATAAGAAATTCACAGGAAAGAAAAAATAA